The following proteins come from a genomic window of Blastococcus sp. HT6-30:
- a CDS encoding LLM class flavin-dependent oxidoreductase, producing MPAPGTPLEKLGFLTIGLFDPADPRRGHETTLEVIALGEQLGFDSAFVRHRHLQYGISSPIAVLAAATQRTSRIELGTAVIPLGWENPLRLAEDLATVDILSGGRLNPGVSVGPPMRWDDVKESLYPDTADAEDLSYERVERLLRFIRGEQAGTVRGREGIEEWSDRVEPHSPGLQHRLWYGGASTRSAQWAGAHGMNFLTSSVVKAEEGSVDFAEIQAGQIRAFRAASPAGEAARASQGLVVIPTDSATDDQRARYAAYVEARSSRVGVPQGPGRLLFAPICSAPPSRSPRRSTRTPASARCEKWSSRCRSASSTTTTCRSSPTSPPASGPRSAGAPPTGDQRRGSGRPAGTASGTCGRSPPSADVALHRAAHRSRCPGTDLPCQAGAVVDDLLVARNPDPDSTLPYLVRIPLGPAGVVVKAKEPWPRTAKVYCHRAEAWPDDAEIVERHAVRSCSRRGPAIDLVLARARENRSQLVITQGRGREMIFWQSPRTTKQARPGVHLPTARAHGQVLDILVDSGEKYPYAFGAQQATTRRRRLAAGDYAVELDGNVVAAVERKTLEDLAGSLLSGKLTYALAELTALPRAAVVVEDRYSRLFKLPHTPGARVAEALAEAQARFPSVPVVFCETRPLAQEWTYRWLGACLAELGAVRATEAVESSFAPGRPVPARPASPAEIRAWARTQGIDVSDRGRIPADLLRRFHQSAG from the coding sequence ATGCCCGCCCCCGGAACCCCGCTGGAGAAGCTCGGCTTCCTCACGATCGGCCTCTTCGACCCCGCCGACCCCCGCCGCGGTCACGAGACCACCCTCGAGGTCATCGCACTCGGCGAGCAGCTGGGCTTCGACAGCGCCTTCGTCCGGCACCGCCACCTGCAGTACGGCATCTCCTCGCCGATCGCCGTCCTCGCCGCCGCCACGCAGCGCACCAGCCGCATCGAGCTCGGCACCGCCGTCATCCCGCTCGGCTGGGAGAACCCGCTGCGGCTGGCCGAGGACCTCGCCACCGTCGACATCCTCTCCGGCGGCCGGCTCAACCCCGGCGTCAGCGTCGGCCCGCCGATGCGCTGGGACGACGTCAAGGAGTCGCTGTACCCGGACACCGCCGACGCTGAGGACCTCAGCTACGAGCGCGTCGAGCGGCTGCTCCGGTTCATCCGCGGCGAGCAGGCCGGCACCGTCCGCGGCCGCGAGGGCATCGAGGAGTGGTCCGACCGCGTGGAGCCCCACTCGCCCGGGCTGCAGCACCGCCTCTGGTACGGCGGCGCCAGCACGCGGTCGGCGCAGTGGGCGGGCGCGCACGGCATGAACTTCCTGACCAGCAGCGTGGTGAAGGCGGAGGAGGGCTCCGTCGACTTCGCCGAGATCCAAGCCGGGCAGATCCGCGCCTTCCGCGCCGCCTCGCCGGCGGGGGAGGCCGCCCGCGCCTCGCAGGGCCTCGTCGTCATCCCCACCGACTCGGCCACCGACGACCAGCGGGCCAGGTACGCCGCCTACGTCGAGGCCCGCTCGTCGCGCGTCGGCGTCCCGCAGGGCCCCGGTCGGCTGCTGTTCGCCCCGATCTGCTCGGCACCTCCGAGCAGATCGCCGAGGCGCTCTACGCGCACGCCGGCTTCCGCGAGGTGCGAGAAGTGGTCTTCGCGCTGCCGTTCAGCTTCGAGCACGACGACTACGTGCAGATCCTCACCGACATCGCCACCCGCCTCGGGCCCGCGCTCGGCTGGGGCCCCGCCCACGGGTGATCAGCGTCGGGGCAGCGGGAGGCCTGCTGGGACGGCATCGGGGACGTGTGGCCGATCCCCGCCGTCCGCCGATGTCGCACTGCACCGCGCTGCTCACCGGTCGAGATGCCCAGGAACCGACCTGCCGTGCCAGGCTGGAGCCGTGGTCGACGACCTGCTCGTGGCGCGCAACCCCGACCCGGACTCCACGCTGCCGTACCTGGTGCGCATCCCGCTCGGCCCGGCCGGCGTCGTCGTCAAAGCCAAGGAGCCGTGGCCGCGGACGGCCAAGGTCTACTGCCACCGGGCCGAGGCGTGGCCGGACGACGCGGAGATCGTGGAACGGCACGCCGTCCGGTCGTGCTCCCGCCGTGGTCCCGCGATCGACCTGGTGCTCGCCCGCGCGCGCGAGAACCGCTCGCAACTGGTCATCACCCAGGGGCGCGGCCGCGAGATGATCTTCTGGCAGTCGCCGCGGACGACGAAGCAGGCCCGCCCCGGTGTCCACCTGCCCACCGCCCGCGCCCACGGCCAGGTGCTCGACATCCTGGTCGACAGTGGCGAGAAGTACCCGTACGCGTTCGGTGCTCAGCAAGCCACCACCCGGCGGCGGCGGCTGGCCGCCGGGGACTACGCCGTCGAGCTCGACGGGAACGTGGTCGCCGCCGTCGAGAGGAAGACCCTCGAGGACCTCGCCGGCAGTCTGCTGTCGGGAAAGCTCACCTACGCCCTCGCCGAGCTGACGGCGCTGCCGCGCGCCGCCGTGGTGGTGGAGGACCGCTACAGCCGGCTGTTCAAGCTGCCGCACACCCCCGGCGCCCGGGTCGCCGAGGCGCTGGCCGAGGCCCAGGCGCGCTTCCCCTCGGTGCCGGTCGTCTTCTGCGAGACCCGGCCGCTGGCGCAGGAATGGACCTACCGCTGGCTCGGTGCCTGCCTCGCCGAACTGGGCGCGGTGCGTGCGACCGAGGCCGTCGAGAGCTCCTTCGCCCCGGGCCGGCCGGTGCCCGCCCGGCCCGCCTCACCGGCGGAGATCCGTGCCTGGGCCCGGACACAGGGCATCGACGTCAGTGACCGCGGCCGGATACCGGCCGACCTCCTCCGTCGATTCCACCAGTCGGCCGGCTGA
- a CDS encoding transcriptional regulator encodes MTVLVPPNAADVRAIVEKRLGALEELQGVQESVTIEWRGQPRSIPVITMPVNVLSYNPATHRIRAQRSLDPKRDRELDENPFGPVAQDYLGHLLKGDPTDPQKTDPSFEALKEDIRQHGQNDPGIITREGVLINANTRCAALRELGQEHIRVGVLPADAGLDDLESIELSLQLRRDHKRDYSFVNFLLAIDERVNAARPPAEIQRDFRIKASTFERSRWILQFIQEAIERSQSEDAAGTKLSMRLVDFETHQGKLEELHRAYSALKSKSPEEAEALREQRLLALALGKSKTDLRLIEPDFAERFMKDALPPAKTVAAAAVKIPGTKISVAGPSQRVEQLRELTTEVLRAKAVEVSAQSASPQAVASADAKLQEITAALEPALDKAGKQSRVIKRRFAAADRLSDANEDLGQLLQAVAQAKATSDFRAEDLDDSLVELRKHLTQLARMIGPAAEGQGEGVAWLRAQASLPRMTD; translated from the coding sequence ATGACCGTGCTGGTTCCGCCCAACGCCGCCGACGTGCGTGCGATCGTCGAGAAGCGCCTCGGCGCCCTGGAAGAGCTGCAGGGCGTGCAGGAGTCGGTGACGATCGAATGGCGCGGGCAGCCGCGCTCGATTCCCGTGATTACTATGCCGGTCAACGTTCTGAGCTATAACCCGGCCACTCATCGCATCCGCGCCCAGCGATCGCTCGACCCAAAGAGAGACCGGGAGCTGGACGAAAATCCTTTCGGCCCGGTCGCTCAGGACTATCTCGGTCATCTCCTCAAAGGGGATCCCACTGACCCCCAGAAGACCGATCCATCTTTCGAAGCGTTGAAGGAAGACATTCGTCAGCACGGCCAGAATGACCCGGGAATCATCACGCGCGAGGGCGTACTTATCAACGCCAACACTCGTTGCGCAGCGTTGCGTGAGCTCGGCCAGGAGCACATCCGTGTCGGGGTTCTCCCCGCGGATGCAGGGCTTGACGACCTTGAGTCGATAGAGCTTTCTCTTCAGCTACGGAGAGATCACAAGCGCGACTACTCTTTCGTCAACTTCCTGCTGGCGATCGATGAGCGTGTCAATGCGGCGCGGCCGCCCGCCGAGATCCAGCGCGACTTCCGTATCAAAGCGTCAACGTTCGAGCGGTCGCGCTGGATTCTCCAGTTCATCCAGGAGGCCATCGAGCGGAGCCAGTCCGAGGATGCGGCGGGCACTAAGCTGTCCATGCGGCTCGTCGATTTTGAGACGCATCAGGGAAAGCTTGAGGAGCTGCACAGGGCGTATTCTGCGCTGAAGTCCAAGTCACCTGAGGAGGCAGAGGCTCTCCGAGAGCAGCGCCTCCTTGCTCTTGCGCTGGGGAAGTCGAAGACCGACCTCAGGCTCATCGAGCCCGACTTCGCGGAACGCTTCATGAAGGACGCGCTTCCGCCGGCGAAGACGGTCGCGGCTGCAGCAGTGAAGATCCCCGGCACTAAGATCTCGGTCGCAGGGCCTAGTCAGCGAGTCGAGCAGCTCCGCGAGCTGACCACGGAAGTCCTCCGTGCGAAGGCCGTCGAAGTTTCGGCACAGTCCGCTTCTCCCCAGGCTGTTGCGAGCGCCGACGCAAAGCTGCAAGAAATCACGGCGGCGCTGGAACCGGCCCTGGACAAGGCGGGCAAGCAGAGCCGTGTTATCAAGCGGCGCTTCGCAGCTGCGGATCGCCTTTCGGACGCGAATGAAGACCTCGGGCAGCTCCTGCAGGCCGTGGCGCAAGCCAAAGCGACCAGCGACTTTAGGGCCGAGGACCTTGACGACAGCCTGGTCGAGCTGCGAAAGCACCTGACTCAGCTGGCGCGAATGATTGGCCCGGCGGCAGAGGGACAGGGCGAGGGCGTTGCCTGGCTGAGGGCGCAAGCGTCGCTACCGCGGATGACTGACTGA
- a CDS encoding DEAD/DEAH box helicase, which produces MLNLRFSSQAGRVEVSADSKSVASLRALRSCFVSSHSDHSQAFDVDLDDLLVNLQELARWPDDDVQWQPELLALVEGNVVDAEVINDRLKNRQRVGEHAEPVDLGTAWGASLTNFQQRDLANLLQLSHGANFSVPGAGKTRVSLAAFVARRRRGEVDRLLVVCPKSAFESWQFEAVECFPDAPLVVARHGEEGVLGADVLLVNYERLPDARPALIQWLQARPAMLILDEAHRMKLGPAGAWGAACLALGPHATARLILSGTPAPNGSKDLENLFSFVWPGQGRAAVTRAIAGNDLRTASKMLRPLFVRTTKSELQLPPVTTTVRRLKLPPLHRDLYDALRGEMSGRWSGDPSDVEALGRVLMYLMMAATTPALLAAGASPHEPLPYRVPPLQPPANSTLGELMRDLPHYEMSPKYREVLAIVAENAAAGRKTLVWSTFVRNLKSLERLLDRFQPSIVHGGSDDRPEQLQRFREDSDCMVLLSNPATLGEGISLHHVCHDAVYVDRDFAAGRFLQSLDRIHRLGLSPDVMTTITVLVANETIDELVEQRLAAKVHFLGTVLDDDAVLALADLDEAPSASAGMDVADIRALLEHLNVRAST; this is translated from the coding sequence GTGCTGAATCTGCGGTTTTCCTCGCAGGCTGGCCGTGTCGAGGTTTCGGCTGATTCGAAGAGTGTCGCCTCGCTGCGCGCGTTGCGGAGCTGCTTCGTCAGCAGTCACAGCGATCATAGCCAAGCCTTTGACGTGGACCTGGATGATCTTCTGGTCAATCTGCAGGAGCTGGCACGGTGGCCTGATGACGATGTCCAATGGCAGCCGGAGCTGCTTGCCCTGGTCGAGGGGAACGTCGTCGACGCAGAGGTCATCAACGATCGGCTCAAAAACCGCCAACGCGTCGGTGAACATGCGGAGCCGGTCGATCTAGGTACTGCCTGGGGCGCATCGCTCACTAATTTCCAGCAGCGAGACCTGGCCAACCTGCTTCAGCTTAGCCACGGCGCCAATTTCAGCGTTCCCGGCGCTGGTAAGACTCGCGTAAGCCTTGCCGCATTCGTCGCTCGCCGACGACGGGGGGAGGTCGATCGCTTGCTCGTGGTGTGCCCCAAGTCTGCTTTCGAGAGTTGGCAATTCGAGGCGGTGGAGTGCTTCCCCGACGCGCCACTAGTCGTCGCTCGGCACGGCGAAGAAGGCGTCTTAGGGGCGGATGTCCTGCTGGTGAACTATGAGCGGTTGCCTGACGCGCGGCCAGCTTTGATTCAGTGGCTTCAGGCGCGGCCAGCAATGCTGATCCTCGACGAGGCGCACCGCATGAAGCTGGGCCCCGCCGGGGCCTGGGGCGCCGCGTGCCTTGCCCTTGGGCCCCATGCCACCGCCCGGCTAATACTCAGCGGGACCCCTGCCCCGAACGGATCGAAGGACCTCGAGAACCTCTTCTCCTTTGTCTGGCCCGGTCAAGGGCGGGCGGCTGTTACGCGTGCGATCGCCGGCAACGACTTGCGAACCGCCAGCAAAATGCTGAGACCTCTGTTCGTGCGCACCACGAAGAGCGAGCTGCAGCTTCCGCCCGTCACGACCACCGTCCGAAGGCTCAAACTCCCCCCGCTGCACCGGGACCTTTACGACGCTCTGCGAGGCGAGATGTCGGGCCGCTGGAGTGGCGATCCCTCAGACGTCGAGGCGCTGGGCCGCGTTCTCATGTACCTCATGATGGCCGCGACGACTCCGGCCCTGCTAGCCGCCGGGGCGAGCCCGCACGAGCCCTTGCCTTATCGGGTGCCACCGCTGCAGCCGCCGGCGAACTCCACCCTCGGAGAGCTGATGCGGGACCTTCCTCACTACGAGATGTCGCCGAAGTACCGCGAGGTACTCGCCATCGTGGCAGAGAACGCAGCTGCCGGGCGCAAGACGCTTGTCTGGTCGACCTTTGTTCGCAACCTCAAGTCCCTGGAGCGGTTGCTGGACAGATTTCAGCCGTCGATAGTGCACGGCGGCTCCGATGATCGGCCGGAACAGCTGCAGCGTTTTCGTGAGGATTCGGACTGCATGGTCCTGCTCTCGAATCCGGCCACCCTCGGCGAGGGAATCAGTCTTCACCACGTCTGCCATGACGCCGTCTATGTCGATCGGGACTTTGCGGCGGGGCGCTTCCTTCAAAGCTTGGACCGCATCCACCGTCTTGGCTTGTCCCCGGACGTGATGACGACAATCACCGTGCTTGTCGCCAACGAAACGATCGACGAGCTGGTCGAGCAGCGACTCGCAGCCAAGGTACATTTCTTGGGCACGGTGCTGGACGATGACGCAGTCCTCGCGCTCGCCGACCTGGATGAAGCGCCCAGCGCTTCGGCCGGCATGGATGTCGCGGATATCCGCGCGCTGCTCGAACACCTCAATGTCCGCGCTTCCACCTGA
- a CDS encoding DUF3883 domain-containing protein, which produces MRLLFQRSLERARPAWLPDADVLIADATELPQDAQALVVSLDLAADDAFLAVSQAQRKVDLERRATIGAAGERLLVELLERQWPGCTSHVSLEDDGLGYDIVVSDGPRSWHLEVKATTRRGRLVVYLSRNEYEVSLVDPAWRLVVAGLGDEEKLSAVATVRADVLAVRMPLDQHAATRWESARLELFPEDLEWGLPFLQQDASPVELMLRNWLGEAGRFGWLPGRNDDRLLRATE; this is translated from the coding sequence ATGCGGCTCTTGTTTCAGCGGAGTCTTGAGCGGGCGCGACCGGCGTGGCTTCCTGACGCTGACGTCCTCATCGCCGACGCAACTGAGCTTCCGCAGGACGCGCAAGCCTTGGTCGTCAGTCTCGATCTCGCAGCGGATGACGCGTTCCTGGCTGTGTCGCAGGCGCAGCGAAAGGTTGACCTTGAGCGGCGGGCAACCATCGGCGCCGCGGGGGAGCGGCTGCTCGTTGAGCTGCTCGAGAGGCAGTGGCCCGGTTGCACCAGCCATGTGTCTCTCGAGGACGACGGTCTTGGTTACGACATAGTTGTCTCAGATGGGCCGCGGTCGTGGCACCTGGAAGTGAAAGCCACCACCAGACGCGGCCGCCTGGTCGTCTATCTCAGCCGTAACGAGTACGAGGTGAGCCTGGTTGACCCCGCCTGGCGCCTTGTCGTTGCTGGCCTCGGCGACGAGGAGAAACTGTCCGCCGTAGCGACAGTGCGGGCGGACGTCCTGGCAGTAAGGATGCCCCTGGACCAACACGCGGCGACTCGCTGGGAAAGCGCGCGATTGGAGCTCTTTCCCGAGGATCTTGAGTGGGGCCTTCCCTTCCTCCAGCAAGACGCATCGCCAGTCGAGTTGATGTTAAGGAACTGGCTGGGTGAGGCGGGCCGGTTTGGCTGGTTGCCCGGGCGTAATGACGACCGGCTTCTTAGGGCCACCGAATGA
- a CDS encoding thioesterase family protein, translating into MEFEAFYLPLGDNRFAPTRATESPWDHSAQHGGPPSALLAHLAADAAGATGAGSRPARISVDFFGAIPRRELTVEVSPVRPGRRIDLTEAVMTVEGRTVAVARVWSLAVGPTPPVVTELSPPPAVPDSSPQELFGLPDWGFGQAIDWRYTAGSPEEPGPADVWTRVRLPLVAGLPLTGLDRALIAADAANGISVELPIDSWWSIPPGMTTHLTRDPDGEWVHLACRTQIAADGIGLCHGELSDERGSIGEVAQPLLVQAR; encoded by the coding sequence ATGGAGTTCGAGGCCTTCTACCTGCCGCTGGGCGACAACCGGTTCGCGCCCACCCGGGCAACCGAGAGCCCGTGGGACCACAGCGCCCAGCACGGCGGACCGCCGTCTGCGCTGCTGGCCCACCTCGCCGCCGACGCCGCTGGAGCAACCGGGGCGGGTTCCCGACCGGCGCGGATCAGCGTCGACTTTTTCGGCGCCATCCCCCGCCGAGAGCTCACCGTCGAGGTGTCCCCCGTCCGCCCGGGACGGCGGATCGACCTGACCGAGGCGGTGATGACCGTGGAGGGCCGCACCGTCGCCGTCGCGCGCGTGTGGTCGCTCGCCGTCGGGCCCACGCCGCCGGTGGTCACCGAGCTCAGCCCACCACCCGCCGTCCCCGACTCCTCGCCGCAGGAACTCTTCGGCCTGCCCGACTGGGGCTTCGGACAGGCCATCGACTGGCGCTACACCGCCGGGTCGCCGGAGGAGCCCGGGCCGGCCGACGTCTGGACTCGAGTGCGCCTCCCCCTGGTCGCCGGCCTGCCACTCACGGGTCTCGACCGCGCGCTCATCGCCGCCGACGCCGCCAACGGCATCTCCGTCGAGCTGCCCATCGACAGCTGGTGGTCCATCCCGCCGGGGATGACCACCCACCTGACCCGCGATCCGGACGGCGAGTGGGTGCACCTGGCCTGCCGCACGCAGATCGCCGCCGACGGCATCGGGCTGTGCCACGGCGAGCTGTCCGACGAGCGCGGCTCGATCGGCGAGGTCGCCCAGCCGCTGCTCGTGCAGGCCCGCTGA
- a CDS encoding DUF4407 domain-containing protein, whose amino-acid sequence MTIRTALARARSWLGRGARRVNRRFVSEGLLTVSGANRDILREAPKERTKQVAMGAVLVSVAAIAAVSATYALYLALHVPVDLAAIGGLAWGLVILNLDRWLVVSTPRLETKWGTIGMALPRVLLAVLIGAVVSTPLTLAVFGSEISAEIRVMAAENEDEFNRKLEADSRYSEIPAKEQEIEQLQADLADGVSEDDIAQHPVVADVQARLDDITTQYNAAVTALLCEADGTCGTGDAGMGPATAARMADRDRLGAERESLTQQLGDTQAQVRAQLEAQEAQTSIDQSQRLETLQQEVRDAEDARRDEITAHDAAVDNSDGILARLSALERIQDDDPMLATAHLLLFLFMTAIECLPIIFKTMLALAPPSLYDRLLVLHEQKAESRVRLRMQTEYEEAETLARSALAAAEARAARTLEAESKATGLVLDAQLEVTAEGMRRWRDEQLAGDVTARDVDAAGVHTEPSSRSPVPAQPVPGDVLDDLQLRTFEDNVALDLDPAENRAAGDGAFATAP is encoded by the coding sequence GTGACCATCCGGACGGCGCTCGCGCGAGCGCGATCATGGCTCGGTCGGGGAGCGCGCCGGGTCAACCGGCGATTTGTCAGCGAGGGCCTGCTCACGGTCTCCGGCGCCAACCGCGACATCCTGCGGGAGGCGCCGAAGGAGCGCACCAAGCAGGTCGCCATGGGGGCCGTACTGGTCTCCGTCGCTGCCATCGCGGCGGTGTCGGCCACGTACGCCCTCTACCTGGCGCTGCACGTCCCTGTCGACCTTGCCGCCATCGGCGGTCTGGCCTGGGGGCTCGTGATCCTCAATCTGGACCGTTGGCTCGTCGTCTCGACCCCGCGATTGGAGACCAAGTGGGGAACCATCGGGATGGCGCTGCCTCGCGTCCTCCTCGCGGTCCTCATCGGCGCGGTGGTGTCGACGCCGTTGACGCTGGCCGTGTTCGGCTCGGAGATCAGCGCTGAGATCCGGGTGATGGCGGCTGAGAACGAGGACGAGTTCAACCGGAAGCTGGAGGCGGACAGCCGATACTCCGAGATACCGGCCAAGGAGCAGGAGATCGAGCAGCTCCAGGCTGATCTGGCGGACGGCGTCTCCGAGGACGACATCGCACAGCACCCCGTCGTCGCCGACGTGCAGGCTCGCCTGGACGACATCACTACCCAGTACAACGCGGCCGTCACCGCGCTGCTGTGCGAGGCCGACGGCACCTGCGGTACTGGCGACGCAGGCATGGGCCCGGCCACCGCGGCCAGGATGGCGGATCGGGACCGGCTGGGTGCCGAGCGGGAGTCGCTGACCCAGCAGCTCGGGGACACCCAAGCCCAGGTGCGGGCGCAGTTGGAGGCGCAGGAGGCGCAGACCTCGATCGACCAAAGCCAGCGGCTGGAGACGCTGCAGCAGGAGGTCCGTGACGCGGAGGATGCGCGGCGCGACGAGATCACGGCGCACGACGCCGCTGTCGACAACAGCGACGGCATCCTCGCCCGGCTCAGCGCGTTGGAGCGCATCCAGGACGACGACCCGATGCTGGCCACCGCCCACCTGCTGCTCTTCCTGTTCATGACGGCCATCGAGTGCTTGCCGATCATCTTCAAGACGATGCTCGCGCTCGCGCCGCCGTCGCTCTACGACCGGCTGCTGGTGCTGCACGAGCAGAAGGCCGAGTCACGTGTGCGACTGCGCATGCAGACCGAGTACGAGGAGGCCGAAACCCTGGCCCGCTCCGCCCTGGCTGCCGCGGAGGCCCGCGCGGCGCGGACGCTGGAAGCCGAGTCGAAGGCCACTGGTCTGGTCCTCGACGCCCAGCTGGAAGTCACCGCCGAAGGCATGCGTCGGTGGCGAGACGAACAGCTTGCTGGAGATGTCACGGCCCGGGACGTGGACGCGGCAGGCGTCCACACGGAGCCGTCCTCGCGGAGTCCCGTCCCGGCGCAGCCGGTGCCTGGCGATGTCCTCGACGACCTGCAACTTCGCACCTTCGAGGACAACGTGGCGTTGGACCTGGACCCGGCAGAGAATCGCGCTGCTGGCGACGGGGCCTTCGCCACGGCGCCGTGA
- a CDS encoding NaeI family type II restriction endonuclease, with protein sequence MPDEQIYAMGRGEDRELDAVEDELLRLDPTGDVVAEVLRDTFDQLYDGQHTGRWSFEQLFKTEKTHMGTLVEINLQRRFRFGGGDVTDYRIAGVQVDCKYSMREGGWTLPPEVIGHLALVVSADDASSRWMAGLVRVHEALMNPGRNRDAKGVLSAAGRLCVRWLWSEHGYLAPNLFLELDHSTRDRIFHARASSGAQHGQAKVNELFRSVQRRVIRRAELATVAQQDDFMKRARGNGGARTHLQPEGILVLGHQGDDPVVARDLGLPTPQKGEFVSARVVPCEPSNDFDAAEIAGGYWRLAEPSDPVVPAPVIPRRRKADATSGG encoded by the coding sequence GTGCCGGATGAACAGATCTACGCAATGGGCCGCGGTGAGGACAGAGAGCTGGATGCCGTCGAGGACGAGCTGCTCCGCCTCGACCCCACCGGCGACGTGGTGGCCGAGGTTCTGAGGGATACATTCGACCAGCTCTACGACGGACAGCACACTGGTCGCTGGAGCTTCGAGCAGCTCTTCAAGACCGAAAAGACCCACATGGGGACGCTGGTCGAGATCAACCTGCAGCGTCGCTTCCGGTTCGGAGGCGGCGACGTCACGGATTACCGCATCGCAGGAGTGCAGGTCGACTGCAAGTACTCCATGAGAGAGGGCGGCTGGACGCTGCCCCCGGAGGTCATCGGGCACCTCGCGCTCGTGGTGTCGGCCGACGACGCGAGCAGTCGCTGGATGGCCGGGCTCGTCCGCGTTCATGAGGCCCTGATGAATCCCGGTCGGAACAGGGATGCGAAGGGCGTGCTGTCCGCGGCAGGCCGGCTCTGCGTTCGCTGGCTGTGGTCGGAGCATGGATACCTTGCGCCGAACCTCTTTCTCGAGCTTGACCACTCCACCCGGGACCGCATTTTCCACGCGCGGGCCTCGTCCGGTGCTCAGCATGGCCAGGCTAAAGTTAACGAGCTCTTCCGCTCCGTCCAGCGACGGGTGATCCGACGGGCCGAACTCGCCACCGTCGCTCAGCAGGACGACTTCATGAAGCGGGCACGCGGCAACGGCGGCGCCCGTACGCATCTACAACCCGAAGGCATCTTGGTCCTCGGACATCAGGGGGACGACCCGGTGGTCGCCCGCGACCTAGGTCTGCCGACACCGCAGAAGGGCGAGTTCGTGTCCGCGCGCGTGGTTCCGTGCGAACCGTCCAATGACTTCGACGCAGCCGAGATCGCGGGCGGCTATTGGCGACTCGCTGAACCCAGCGACCCCGTAGTCCCGGCGCCGGTCATTCCCCGGAGGCGCAAGGCCGACGCCACTTCGGGTGGGTGA
- a CDS encoding ADP-ribosylglycohydrolase family protein → MTQRMHRSHRVAGALVGSAVGDALGAPFEFGPPGQFSTRFPVPARGSKTEMCGGGSLNWEPGEFTDDTQMALLVATSLVERGALDEADLFDRFRTWAAAGPPDIGNQTRAVLGSGRPWDVAAAEHFTRSGHAAGNGSLMRTTPAAIRFSRDGREAAMDAARRISALTHGDPSAGEGCAIFHELMRVALDGGDPLAAIPTALQAVLSEHRERWAAVLTSDWTPDQATESNGAVWPTLGQAVWALRHGRDFAEVLRLVIDLGGDTDTVACVAGGLAGAVFGMGGIPSRWASVVHGQVPGHGDKVWRLPDLQQLAASLDGGVQQNYDPGVIPRIGPTEVLPGIWAGNLDGARYSDDDFAVISLCRLGEPFPHPVHRMAYIADNDHNADLDVMLADVLDDMKALRHEGHRLLVHCHGGASRTGLVLRGWLVREKRMSVEEATAHVAERWPHLGLWNASFTAALERIRPGAT, encoded by the coding sequence GTGACCCAGCGCATGCACCGCTCCCACCGCGTGGCCGGCGCGCTCGTCGGCTCCGCCGTCGGCGACGCCCTCGGCGCCCCGTTCGAGTTCGGCCCGCCCGGGCAGTTCTCCACCCGCTTCCCGGTGCCGGCGCGTGGCTCGAAGACGGAGATGTGCGGAGGCGGCTCGCTGAACTGGGAGCCGGGCGAGTTCACCGACGACACCCAGATGGCGCTGCTCGTGGCCACCTCGCTGGTGGAGCGCGGCGCACTCGACGAGGCCGACCTCTTCGACCGGTTCCGGACGTGGGCGGCGGCCGGGCCGCCGGACATCGGCAACCAGACCCGCGCCGTCCTCGGCTCCGGCCGGCCGTGGGACGTCGCCGCGGCCGAGCACTTCACCCGCTCCGGGCACGCGGCCGGCAACGGCTCATTGATGCGGACGACGCCGGCCGCCATCCGGTTCTCGCGTGACGGTCGTGAGGCGGCCATGGACGCCGCCCGCCGCATCTCGGCGCTGACCCACGGCGACCCGTCGGCCGGCGAGGGCTGCGCGATCTTCCACGAGCTGATGCGCGTGGCACTGGACGGCGGCGATCCGCTGGCGGCGATCCCGACGGCGCTTCAGGCGGTGCTGTCCGAGCACCGTGAGCGGTGGGCTGCGGTGCTGACCTCGGACTGGACGCCTGACCAGGCCACCGAGTCGAACGGCGCGGTGTGGCCGACGCTCGGCCAGGCGGTGTGGGCCCTCCGGCACGGGCGGGACTTCGCCGAGGTGCTGCGCCTGGTCATCGACCTCGGCGGGGACACCGACACGGTCGCGTGCGTCGCCGGCGGGCTGGCCGGGGCGGTCTTCGGGATGGGCGGCATCCCGAGCCGGTGGGCGTCGGTGGTACACGGCCAGGTGCCCGGCCACGGCGACAAGGTATGGCGCCTGCCCGACCTGCAGCAGCTCGCCGCCTCGCTCGACGGCGGCGTGCAGCAGAACTACGACCCAGGCGTCATCCCGCGGATCGGCCCGACCGAGGTCCTGCCCGGCATCTGGGCCGGCAACCTCGACGGCGCCCGGTACAGCGACGACGACTTCGCCGTCATCTCGCTGTGCCGGCTCGGCGAGCCGTTCCCGCACCCGGTGCACCGGATGGCCTACATCGCCGACAACGACCACAACGCCGACCTCGACGTCATGCTCGCCGACGTCCTGGACGACATGAAGGCACTGCGCCACGAGGGGCACCGACTGCTCGTGCACTGCCACGGCGGCGCCTCCCGGACGGGGCTGGTGCTGCGCGGCTGGCTCGTGCGCGAGAAGAGGATGTCGGTCGAGGAGGCGACGGCGCACGTCGCCGAACGCTGGCCACACCTCGGCCTGTGGAACGCCAGCTTCACTGCAGCGCTCGAACGCATAAGGCCCGGAGCTACCTGA